The sequence below is a genomic window from Ensifer adhaerens.
AATCACGTCATCGAGGGTGCGGACGAGATCAAGGTCGCGCTTTCCGACGGTCGGGAATTCAAGAGCAAGGTCGTGCTGAAGGATGACAAGGTCGACCTCGCCGTCCTGAAGATCGACACCAAGGAAAAGCTGCCGCCGCTGCCGCTGGGGGATTCGGACAAGCTTGAAGTCGGGGATCTGGTTCTGGCCATCGGCGATCCCTTCGGAGTCGGCCAGACGGTGACGAGCGGTATCGTCTCCGGATTGGCCCGCGGCAATATCGGGGTTTCGGATTTCGGCTTCTTCATCCAGACAGATGCCTCCATCAACCCGGGCAATTCCGGTGGCGCTTTGATCGACATGAAGGGCCAGTTGATCGGTATTAACTCCGCCATCTTCTCCAAGGGCGGAGGCTCGAACGGCATCGGCTTCGCGATCCCCGCCAATCTGGCGAAGGTCTTCATCGAGGCGGCAGAGCGCGGCGACAAGACATTCGAGCGTCCCTATGTCGGCGCGGCTTTCGAGGCCGTTTCCTCTGATGTGGCCGAGGCCATCGGCCTGAAGCGGGCCGGCGGCGCGATTGTTACAAAGGTCGCCAAGGGCGGACCGGCCGAGCAGGCAGGTCTTGCAAAGGGCGACACGGTCATCGCCATGAACGGGCATCCGATCCAGCATCCCGATGCCCTGGGATACCGCATGCTGACCGCCGGTCTCGGCAGCGACGCGAAGCTTACGGTCTATCGCGACGGCAAGGAAAGAGAAGTCTCGATCAAGCTTGACCGCGCGCCGGAAATTCCTCCGCGTGACGAGCGCCGTATCGATGGACGCAACCCCTTTGCCGGGATCGTTGCCGTGAACCTCTCGCCGCGGATGGCGGACGAATTGCAGATGCCGACGGAAGACACCGGCGTCGCGATCAGAAAGGTGGAGCAGGGCTCGCCGGCCGATCAGCTTGGCTTTGCCAAGGGCGATATCATCCTCTCCGTCAACGGTACGGCGATCGAGGACACGAAAACGCTGGCGCAGATGGCCAACAGCGATCCGAACATCTGGCGCGTCGAGATCAATCGCGGTGGTCAACGCATCCGGCAAGTGTTCCGATGAGCGATCTTTTCAGCGCGCATGAGCCGAATGCGCTGGCGGCCAAACGACCGCTGGCCGAGCGGCTGCGGCCAAAGTCGCTGGCAGAGGTCTCCGGTCAGGGGCATCTGACCGGGCCGGATGGTGCGCTGACCCGCATGATCGAAGCGGGCTCGCTCGGGTCGATGATCTTCTGGGGCCCGCCGGGCACGGGCAAGACAACCGTAGCCCGGCTGCTTTCGGGAGAGACCGGACTCGCCTTCGAGCAGATCTCGGCGATCTTTTCAGGTGTTGCCGATCTCAAGAAGGTGTTCGAAACAGCGCGCGCCCGGCGCATGTCGGGCCGGCAGACGTTGCTTTTCGTCGATGAGATCCATCGTTTCAATCGCGCGCAGCAGGACAGTTTCCTGCCCGTCATGGAAGACGGGACGATCGTGCTTGTCGGCGCAACAACCGAGAACCCGTCATTCGAACTCAACGCGGCTCTTCTGTCGCGGGCGCGTGTTCTCACCTTCAAGCCGCATGACGAGGAGAGCCTGGAGGCGCTTCTGAAACGAGCGGAAGAGGAAGAGGGCAAGGCGCTGCCGCTCGATGACGATGCACGCGCCAGTCTTGTCCGCATGGCCGATGGCGATGGGCGGGCGGCGCTGACGCTGGCCGAGGAGGTCTGGCGCGCGGCGCGTGCCGGGGAGGTCTTCGATATCGCCGGCCTGATGCGCGTCGTGCAGCGCCGCGCCCCTGTCTACGACAAGGGGCAGGACGGGCATTACAATCTGATCTCGGCGCTCCACAAATCCGTCAGAGGCTCCGATCCTGATGCGGCACTCTATTATCTGGCGCGCATGTTCGACGCGGGCGAGGACCCCCTGTTTCTCGGCCGGCGGCTGGTGCGCATGGCGGTCGAGGACATCGGTCTTGCCGATCCGCAGGCGCTCGTTGTCGCCAATGCCGCCAAGGACGCCTATGATTTTCTCGGGTCGCCGGAAGGGGAACTGGCGCTCGCGCAGGCCTGTGTCTACCTTGCCACTGCGCCCAAATCGAATGCCGTCTACAACGCCTACAAGGCGTCCATGCGGGCGGCCAAGGAATATGGTTCGCTTCTGCCGCCCAAGCATATCCTGAATGCCCCGACCAAGCTGATGAAGGCCGAAGGGTATAACGAGGGCTATCGCTACGACCATGACGAGCCCGATGCCTTTTCAGGCCAGGACTATTTTCCGGAGAAGATGGGCCGCAAGACCTTCTACGACCCGCCCGAGCGCGGCTTCGAGCGGGATATTCGCAAGCGTCTTGACTGGTGGTCGAAGCTCAGGGCCGAGCGTGCCGCGAAAGGTTGAGCACCAGCATCCGTCCTCTTCCGACCGATTGCGCCGTCGGTTCCCGCCGGCGAGATCACGTTATGAAATATACGTTTACTTAAAATGACTTCCCATTCCGATCCATTATGGGGCATGTCACAATCAGAATGATGCGTGCCGTTAAGGCCCCTGAAATAGATCGAAGAGTGGAAGCATGGAAAACCCCGTCTCCCTGAACCATATCGCCGAGAACACTGTCTTTCGCAAAGGCGACGTCTTTGTGCTCTTCGGAGAGCTTTTCGGCCGTGGCTACGTGACCGGTCTGCTGGACGAGGCCCGGCGTGTGGGTATGGACATCATCGGTATCACCGTGGGGCGGCGCGACGAAAACAATGCGTTGCGGCCGCTCGATCCTGCCGAGCTGGCCGAGGCGGAGGCGCGGCTGGGGGGCCGCATCATCAACCTGCCACTCATGGCCGGGTTTGACCTTGATGCACCTGAAGGCGGCGAGACGCCGACCGACCTTCTGGCGAAGCTGACGCTGGAGAACTGGGAACACGAAAAGCTGGACTGGGACCATATCGCGCAATGCCGTGAGATCGGCACGAAGCGGTTCAGGGACACGCTGACCGAAGTGATGGCCGTTCTCGACGGCATGATCGCAGACGGCCGCAATGTCTTCTTTGCCCATACGATGGCAGGCGGCATCCCGAAGGCCAAGGTCTTCCTCGTTCTGGCGAACCGGATCTACAAGGGCCGCGGCGCGCGTCACATGTCGTCGCAGGCGCTTCTCGACAGCGACCTCGGCAAGCTGATCCTGCAGAATTTCGATGAGGTAACGGCCTACACGTTCCAGCATCTTATCGACTGCAGCGCGGCAATCCGCGAGCGCATCACGAAATCGGGCGGGCAGGTGCGTTACACCGCCTACGGCTATCATGGTTCTGCCGTGTTGATCGACGGCAGCTACCGTTGGCAGACCTATACGAACTATACCCAGGGCTATGCCAAGATGCGGCTTGAGAATGTCGCGGAGGCGGCATGGGAAAAGGGCATCAAGGCAACCGTCTACAATTGCCCGGAAATCCGCACCAATTCTTCAGACGTCTTCGCCGGCATCGAGTTGCCGCTGATCCCGCTTCTGCTGGCGCTGAAACACGAAAACGGTGGCGCATGGGCCGAGGCGCAGTGGACGGCCTGCGAAGCGCTTCTGGCCGACGGCTACAGCCTCAAGGACGTCTTCGGCAAGATCGCCGATATGCAGGCGAGCCCGGTCATGGAACCCTTCTACGACTTTTCGGCCTGGCCGAAGGCCAACAGCCAGGACCAGGCGGACCTGACGATTGGCACGTCGAACGAGATCACCCAGATGCATCGCGACGGCAAGGCGCTGATCAGCGATCATCTGAGCGCGCTGGTCGTGCAGGCAACGGGCAAGCTGATCTTCGGTGAGACTTCGAAGCCGTCAGGGCCTGTTCTGTGGCTGAACCACGATATCGTGGCCCGCCGGCTGAATGAGACACATCAGGATGCGACAGAAGACGCTCTCCCGAAGCTTGAAGTTGCCTGAGCATCTTCAAGTTCCGGCGACTTGATCTTCCTCAAAGCGCGCCTGCGCGTCTCCCGCCATAATCCGTTCAACATTGAACGGGAGCGGACCCATGAACATTCTCATCGCCTATGCCACCGTCGAGGGACAGACGCGGAAGATCGCCTCGCAGCTTGCCGAGACCTTTGAGAACCGCGGCTGGCAGGTCGCCTTGCAGAACACAGCGGGGATGATGGAATTCATTCTCAACCGGCCCGACGCGGCGATCCTGCTCGCGCCGGTTCATGCCGGGCGCTATCCTACGACATTCACGCACTTTGTCCGGCAGGAGGTGGATTGGCTGAACTCGGTGCCGTCCGCCTTCGTCTCTGTCTCGCTTTCGATCGTCAGCGACTCGGCCGAGGAGCGGCAGGAGGGGGAGGACTATCCGACTGGCTTGCTGGCCGAGACGGGATGGCAGCCGCTTGCCATCCACCATGCGGGCGGGGCTTTGCGACTGGCGGAATACGACTTCTTCAAACGCTGGATGGTCCGGCGGCTTTCGCGCAACGCACCTGCCGCCGACACCAAGGGCGATCGGGAGTTTACCGACTGGGCGGCGTTGGAACTCTTTGCTGCGGAATTCGCCAATGAAATCGGGCGGCGAAAGGCATCAGCGTAAGCTGCAAAGGGGCCCTCAAGCTGGTCAGCTTGCCGCCTGGAGGTTGGCGTTGAAAAGTGTGCAGCGATTGCGCCCGCCTTTCTTGGAGGCATAGAGCGCGCTGTCGGCTTTCGAATAGATGTCCATGGCGTCGGCGGCATCAGCCTTCATGCAGAGGCCCATGGAAATTGTGATGCGACCGTAATCCATGCCAGCAGCCTCGTCCTTGAAGGGCAATTGCTCGAGAGCGACCCGGACCGAGTCTGCGAGACGGTGAACGTCTGCGGAGTGGCGGCCTTCGACGATCATGGCGAATTCCTCGCCGCCTGTGCGGGCCACGAAGGTGCCGTCGCCGGCGTGCCTGCGCAGGATGTCGGCAACGATGGAGAGGACCTTGTCCCCGACAAGATGGCCATAGGTATCGTTGAACTTCTTGAAGTGATCGACATCCGAGATGACAAGCGCCGCCGGAAGCGGATCATCCGCGGCAAAGAGGGCGGCGAGCCTCTCATCAAAGGCGCGCCGGTTGGCCAGACCGGTCAGGGCGTCGGTATTGGCGATCCGCTTGTACTGGTGCAGTTCTTTCAGAATCTCGCCCATGACCTGGGGGCTGTGTTCGCTGGCCAGTGCGCCGGCTTCGCCCGAGACTGAGACCTCGCCGCTTGCGCGGTCGTCGGCCTCTGCCTCCTGCGGATCGGCAGCGTCTGCCTCCTGGATGCGGAACTGCTTGTGCCCCGGCTGAATGGTGCGGACGTTGGAGTTGGCGAGCTTGGCGAGACCTTCGCGGTCGACTACGAGATGCCATTGGCCCGGCGTCGGCACGACCAGTTTTGTCGGTGTCTTGACGGTGAGGCCACCCAGAAACCTGTAGGGCTGCGAAGAGGCGTAGAGGCGGTAGTTCCGCTCATCCAGCAAGCGAACATTATTGATGGCGGACAGCACGACCTCCACAACCGTGCCCGCGGGCTGTGCGCCGAGATCGTAATGCTTGTAGCGGGGCGTTTGCGGCGTCATTCGTTCATTCCATAGTTGCACGAATAATGGCGTCCGAGAGTTAAGCTTTGGTTGTCGCTCTATGTGCGGACAACAAAAAACCCGGCCTTTCGACCGGGTTCAGATTGATCAGGGCAGGGCGCCGATCAGGCAGCCATGGCCTTCTTGAGGTTTTCGTCGACCTTGTCGAGGAAGCCGGTGGTGGAGAGCCACGGCTGATCGGGACCGATGAGAAGGGCGAGGTCCTTCGTCATGTAGCCGCTTTCGACCGTTGCGACGCAGACCTTTTCCAGCGTGTCGGCGAACTTGGCGAGCTCGGCATTGTCGTCGAGCTTGGCGCGGTGGGCGAGGCCACGCGTCCAGGCGAAGATCGAGGCGATCGAGTTGGTCGAGGTTTCCTGACCCTTCTGGTGCTGACGGTAGTGGCGCGTCACCGTACCGTGGGCAGCTTCTGCTTCAACCGTGCGGCCATCGGGCGAGAGGAGAACCGAGGTCATGAGGCCGAGCGAGCCGAAGCCCTGAGCCACGGTGTCGGACTGCACGTCGCCGTCATAGTTCTTGCAGGCCCAGACATAGCCGCCGGACCACTTCAGAGCCGAAGCGACCATGTCGTCGATCAGGCGGTGTTCGTAGATGATGCCGGCCTTGTCGAACTCGGCCTTGAACTCGTTCTGGTAGACTTCTTCGAAGATGTCCTTGAAGCGGCCGTCATAGGCCTTGAGGATCGTGTTCTTAGTGGAGAGGTAGACCGGCCACTTGCGCATCAGGCCGTAGTTCATCGAGGCGCGGGCGAAATCGCGGATCGAGTCGTCGAGGTTGTACATGGCCATGGTAACGCCCGGACCAGGCGCCTTGAAGACTTCCTTCTCGATGACCTGGCCGTCTTCACCGACGAACTTGATGGTGATCGTGCCCTTGCCGGGGAACTTGAAATCGGTTGCCTTGTACTGGTCGCCGAAGGCGTGACGGCCGACAACGATCGGCTGCGTCCAGCCGGGAACGAGGCGCGGCACGTTCTTGCAGATGATCGGCTCGCGGAAGATCACGCCGCCAAGGATGTTGCGGATCGTGCCGTTCGGCGACTTCCACATTTCCTTGAGGTTGAATTCCTTCACGCGGGCTTCGTCCGGCGTGATCGTGGCGCACTTGATGCCGACGCCGTGCTTCTTGATCGCGTTGGCGGCGTCAATGGTGACCTGGTCGTTGGTGGCATCACGGTTTTCGACCGAGAGGTCGTAATATTCGATGTCGAGATCGAGATAGGGCAGGATCAGCTTGTCCTTGATGAACTGCCAGATGATGCGGGTCATCTCGTCGCCGTCGAGATCCACGACGGGGTTGGCTACCTTGATCTTGCTCATATATCGGCCTCTTTCTCGGATTGCGGCGAACGGGGACTTCGCCTTTCGGAAAATATCCCGTGCGCTATAGCACCGGGAAAGGCGAACGCAAAGGCAGATGCGAGGCGAGTTCGTCAATTTTAGGAGGACGCTTTGTTTCGCGCGGACAGGTTCGCTCCGCCATTTTCTGGTTGAAATGGCCGTTTAGTTCGAATCCAGTTCATGCCAACAACACACCATCGCGCGAATCAGTTTCGCGCCGGAGAACAGCAGATGCGCGCTCATGCCACTTTTCTCGCATTTCTCGCATTCGCCTTTCCGGCCCTGGCCGACGATGCGGACCCGACCGCGCCGGTGCAGAAGATCATGCAGATCAGCCAGAGTAATCTCAGTGGCGACGATTCGAACCAGGACGATTACTTCTCCGACAAGTGGATGCCGCAACTGTTCAGCTCCGCCTTCGTTGCGATCGCCAAGAAGGGATTTGCCAAGGCCGAGGCGAATAACGAACCGTTCATCGATTACGATCCGGTTTTAGGTGGTCAGGATGGCTGTGCGCCGAAGGACCTCACGATCACCAATGCGGGCCCGAAGGATGGCGGATTCGATATCGTGGCGAAGTTCCACGCCTTCTACTGCTTCGACAATGCCGACAACCGTTTCAGCGAGACACATTTCAAGGTCGTGATGGAAAACGGCGTGGCGAAGATAGACGATATCGTCAACATCATTCCCGACGGTGACCCGGTTTCGCTGCGTGATACGATGAATGGCTATTTCACTGCGCAATGACACGCTGCCGTCAGGCGGGCGTTCTCAAACACGCCTTAGCCTGACGATGTGCCGGCAGACCTCGCATGAGCCCAGCGTTGCCCCGTGACCGACATGGAAATGCGTGCCACCCGCGTCGACGAGGCGCTCCAGTTGATCGGCGACCAGATGCGGGTCGTCCTCGAAGGGCGGGCGCTTGGGTGACTTCAGGCGCACGATGCCGCCGAGAAGAATGCCGGAGGAGATGAGGTCGCTGACGAGCACATTTCTGTTATCGAGACGCACCGAAATGCTGCCTGCCGTGTGGCCCGGCGTATAGCGGGCGATGCCGGCGATTCCGAAGGGGTTCAATGGCAGATCGTCCGTTCCGTCCATCACGATATCTGGCTCGAAAGCCTCATAAGGCGCCTGGATCAGGCCGGTCGCCTTGAACAGGCGGCCGAAGGGGCCGGTCGGGCAATAGGACATCGGACGTTCCTGCCGGTAATGCGGCAGATCGGCCTCATGCGCGAGGATCGGTGCGCTGGTCAAACGCCTGAGAGCTGCGGCAGAGCCCGCGTGGTCGACGTGGGCGTGGGTGACGATGATCAGCCGAACGTCGTCTGGACGCTTTTCTTCATCCGCTAGCGTCTTCAGGAAGCGCTTCTCTGAGCCAGGCAGGCCCGTATCGACGATGACGACGCCATCGTCACAGACGATCATGTAGGCATTGATCATGTGAAGGGGTGCGATTGGCACACGGACAATTTTCATCGCAAATCTCCTTGTTGCAGTCATCCGGCGACAGCGATAGACTTCCGCTTATTCTTTGAAAAGAATGCACTTTTTAGTGCATCACGCACCTGGAGGTAACCATGGACATGGAGCAATGGCATCGCGCCGACCCGTTGAACTGTCCGGCCGTAGCCACGCTTGGCGAGATCAGCGGCAAGTGGAAGCCGGCCATCCTCTATTTCCTGTTTTCCGGCACCCGGCGCTTCAGCGAGTTGCAGCGCCTCATTCCCTCAATCAGCCATAAGACGTTGACCCAGCAACTGCGCGAGCTGGAGGAGGCCGGGATCGTTCATCGCGACGTCTTCCCCACCGTGCCGCCGCGCACCGAATATCAACTGACCGGAGCGGGCAGGGAACTCGATGCCATATTCCTGCAGCTTTACCGCTGGGGCGAGGCGCATGTCATGCCGCGCCGCATGGCTGAAGCGGAGGAGAGGATTGCTGCGGCGGAATAGCGTTGCGCTTTGATTTTTGCCGCACGCTGAACTATGGAAGCCCGGTCTTTAAGGAATTGGGTGGCATGGCAGGCACGAATAGCGAAAAACCGCTTCTGGCGGAGGGACCGGCGATCATTCTGGTGAGCCCGCAATTGGGTGAGAATATCGGGATGGTGGCGCGCGCCATGGCGAATTTCGGGCTGGCCGAACTTCGCATCGTCAATCCGCGCGATGGCTGGCCTTCCGAGAGTGCACGCTCTGCCGCCTCGCGGGCCGACCATGTCATCGATGGTGCGCAGATTTTCTCCTCGCTGGAAGACGCGCTGGCCGACATCAACTTTGTCTATGCGACCACGGCGCGCGACCGCGACGGGTTCAAGCCGGTGCGTGGCCCGGAAGTGGCCGCCGCCACGCTGCGCACGCGCTTCAGACAGGGCGAGAAGGTCGGCATCATGTTCGGCCGTGAGCGCACGGGTTTGACGAACGAGGAAGTGGCGCTGGCCGACGAGATCGTGACCTTTCCGGTCAATCCCGCCTTTGCCTCGCTCAATCTCGCGCAGGCCGTGCTGCTCATGTCCTATGAATGGCTGAAGACGGGGCTTGCCTCGGCGGAGGAAACCCCGTTTCAGGCGAAACCGATGCCGCCGGCAACGAAGTCGGACTTGCAGGGCCTGTTCGATCATGTCGAGGAGGCGCTGGACGGGCGCGGCTATTTCCGGCCAGCCGCCAAAAAGCCGAAATTGGTGGAGAACCTGCGCACCGTTCTCACCCGGCCCTGCTTCACGGCATCCGAAATCCAGGTCATCCGTGGCGTCATTTCCTGCCTCGACAAGTTCACGCGCGACAATCCGCGCGGCTCTGCCGATGCGAACCGCGCCCGCAAGCCGAAGGTCAAGCCGCGGGCCGAGCGCGTGAAGCACACCGACAATACGGAAAAAATGGAAGACTAAGACGATGGAGATGCAGCCGGTTCTCGTTTTCGACAGCGGTATCGGCGGGCTCACCGTGTTGCGCGAGGCGCGCGTGCTGATGCCGGAGCGTAATTTCGTCTATGTCGCCGATGATGCCGCATTTCCCTACGGCAATTGGGAGGAGGCGGAGTTGAAGGCGCGGATTGTCGGGCTCT
It includes:
- a CDS encoding Do/DeqQ family serine protease, with product MNFKMPALFVLAAVVAGGIAFTAVSEDVRRLPESQAEVQLSYAPLVKQTAPSVVNVYAERTVVRSTIFDNDPFFRQFFGGGQGRRETESSLGSGVIVGENGIVITNNHVIEGADEIKVALSDGREFKSKVVLKDDKVDLAVLKIDTKEKLPPLPLGDSDKLEVGDLVLAIGDPFGVGQTVTSGIVSGLARGNIGVSDFGFFIQTDASINPGNSGGALIDMKGQLIGINSAIFSKGGGSNGIGFAIPANLAKVFIEAAERGDKTFERPYVGAAFEAVSSDVAEAIGLKRAGGAIVTKVAKGGPAEQAGLAKGDTVIAMNGHPIQHPDALGYRMLTAGLGSDAKLTVYRDGKEREVSIKLDRAPEIPPRDERRIDGRNPFAGIVAVNLSPRMADELQMPTEDTGVAIRKVEQGSPADQLGFAKGDIILSVNGTAIEDTKTLAQMANSDPNIWRVEINRGGQRIRQVFR
- a CDS encoding putative ATPase: MSDLFSAHEPNALAAKRPLAERLRPKSLAEVSGQGHLTGPDGALTRMIEAGSLGSMIFWGPPGTGKTTVARLLSGETGLAFEQISAIFSGVADLKKVFETARARRMSGRQTLLFVDEIHRFNRAQQDSFLPVMEDGTIVLVGATTENPSFELNAALLSRARVLTFKPHDEESLEALLKRAEEEEGKALPLDDDARASLVRMADGDGRAALTLAEEVWRAARAGEVFDIAGLMRVVQRRAPVYDKGQDGHYNLISALHKSVRGSDPDAALYYLARMFDAGEDPLFLGRRLVRMAVEDIGLADPQALVVANAAKDAYDFLGSPEGELALAQACVYLATAPKSNAVYNAYKASMRAAKEYGSLLPPKHILNAPTKLMKAEGYNEGYRYDHDEPDAFSGQDYFPEKMGRKTFYDPPERGFERDIRKRLDWWSKLRAERAAKG
- a CDS encoding menaquinone-dependent protoporphyrinogen oxidase: MNILIAYATVEGQTRKIASQLAETFENRGWQVALQNTAGMMEFILNRPDAAILLAPVHAGRYPTTFTHFVRQEVDWLNSVPSAFVSVSLSIVSDSAEERQEGEDYPTGLLAETGWQPLAIHHAGGALRLAEYDFFKRWMVRRLSRNAPAADTKGDREFTDWAALELFAAEFANEIGRRKASA
- a CDS encoding diguanylate cyclase, which gives rise to MTPQTPRYKHYDLGAQPAGTVVEVVLSAINNVRLLDERNYRLYASSQPYRFLGGLTVKTPTKLVVPTPGQWHLVVDREGLAKLANSNVRTIQPGHKQFRIQEADAADPQEAEADDRASGEVSVSGEAGALASEHSPQVMGEILKELHQYKRIANTDALTGLANRRAFDERLAALFAADDPLPAALVISDVDHFKKFNDTYGHLVGDKVLSIVADILRRHAGDGTFVARTGGEEFAMIVEGRHSADVHRLADSVRVALEQLPFKDEAAGMDYGRITISMGLCMKADAADAMDIYSKADSALYASKKGGRNRCTLFNANLQAAS
- a CDS encoding isocitrate dehydrogenase (NADP) — protein: MSKIKVANPVVDLDGDEMTRIIWQFIKDKLILPYLDLDIEYYDLSVENRDATNDQVTIDAANAIKKHGVGIKCATITPDEARVKEFNLKEMWKSPNGTIRNILGGVIFREPIICKNVPRLVPGWTQPIVVGRHAFGDQYKATDFKFPGKGTITIKFVGEDGQVIEKEVFKAPGPGVTMAMYNLDDSIRDFARASMNYGLMRKWPVYLSTKNTILKAYDGRFKDIFEEVYQNEFKAEFDKAGIIYEHRLIDDMVASALKWSGGYVWACKNYDGDVQSDTVAQGFGSLGLMTSVLLSPDGRTVEAEAAHGTVTRHYRQHQKGQETSTNSIASIFAWTRGLAHRAKLDDNAELAKFADTLEKVCVATVESGYMTKDLALLIGPDQPWLSTTGFLDKVDENLKKAMAA
- a CDS encoding Glyoxylase, beta-lactamase superfamily II, which encodes MKIVRVPIAPLHMINAYMIVCDDGVVIVDTGLPGSEKRFLKTLADEEKRPDDVRLIIVTHAHVDHAGSAAALRRLTSAPILAHEADLPHYRQERPMSYCPTGPFGRLFKATGLIQAPYEAFEPDIVMDGTDDLPLNPFGIAGIARYTPGHTAGSISVRLDNRNVLVSDLISSGILLGGIVRLKSPKRPPFEDDPHLVADQLERLVDAGGTHFHVGHGATLGSCEVCRHIVRLRRV
- a CDS encoding transcriptional regulator, HxlR family, with product MDMEQWHRADPLNCPAVATLGEISGKWKPAILYFLFSGTRRFSELQRLIPSISHKTLTQQLRELEEAGIVHRDVFPTVPPRTEYQLTGAGRELDAIFLQLYRWGEAHVMPRRMAEAEERIAAAE
- a CDS encoding tRNA/rRNA methyltransferase; the protein is MAGTNSEKPLLAEGPAIILVSPQLGENIGMVARAMANFGLAELRIVNPRDGWPSESARSAASRADHVIDGAQIFSSLEDALADINFVYATTARDRDGFKPVRGPEVAAATLRTRFRQGEKVGIMFGRERTGLTNEEVALADEIVTFPVNPAFASLNLAQAVLLMSYEWLKTGLASAEETPFQAKPMPPATKSDLQGLFDHVEEALDGRGYFRPAAKKPKLVENLRTVLTRPCFTASEIQVIRGVISCLDKFTRDNPRGSADANRARKPKVKPRAERVKHTDNTEKMED